In Neosynechococcus sphagnicola sy1, the genomic stretch CAACTGGCATGAAAACAGCGATCAAAAACGGTTGTCTAAACGGAGGAATATCCTGACTTGTACAGTGAAGCGCTGAACCATGACAGCTTGGGAGGTTGCCACAACACAGCACACTTCCTCCATCTAATCACAGGGAGTCTGTTCAGACAGCAGATGCCACTGACTCTAACGTTTTACTAAGATTCCTATGGAACCTTTAAGGCACGAGTTCCGTGTTGAGTTCGTTCACTGCCCGCCGCCGTAACTCCACAGATTGCGATCGCGGCAGCAGGTTAAAGACCCCTCGGAAGGCATCATCCACCTGCTCGAAGGGGATATTCCCTGACGCGTTTAACACCACTGCACCAGCTTGGTTAAACAAGACGGTTTGGGGGACGACCCCTTGATAGTAGTAACCAGGTTCCGTGGGCGTATAGGCAGCTTTGATGGGCATGGCATCGATACTGATGGGGAGTAGATCCGCCACGCGACCATAATAGGCCTGGAGTTGGGAAATAACCGTCGAGTAGGCCTTAGAGTCCCGACTATCATCGGTGTACAACACTAAAAGCGTTGGCTTATCCCCCTGCATCGACTCAGCAAGGGTGACTTTGGGCGGTACCAGGGAACCATTCCCTGCATAAAGGGCAAAAATATTGCCATCAAAGCGATCATCATTCAAACCAGCCTGCACGGGGGAAACGCCGATCCCGAGGCTACTGACCAGCAAAAGCAGTGCCAGCAGCCAACCCCACCCTCGACACGGGGCACGATGCTCAGTGAACGGTGTAGCTATAGAACAGCGGCCCTCCCCCCSTGGCACTGACGGCTGGGTTCGCCATGAGAGCAAGTTGACAACAGTGTTCAGCAACCAAGAGAGGAAAAACATCATGGGGGGTATCAACCGGGTGGAAAACGAGGAACCAATCGCAGGCTCAGCCTTAATAATAGCTGCCCGTCTTACGGTGTTGAATAGCTGTAACACCTGTTCCATCCAGAACCTTACCTTGATTGACGATGGCATAGAGTAACCAGTGATCCCCACATTCCATGCGATTTTGGATCGTACATTCCAGGTAAGCTAGGGCATCGCTGAGGATAAAGCAGTCATTACTGGCGGTTTGCACTACCAGACCAGCGAAGCGATCTTCCCCTGGGGCAAAGGGTTTGAGGAAGTGCCGCCGCAGGGTTTGGCCTTCCTTCAAAATATTTAAAACGAAACGATCCCCTACATGGGCTAGGGGTTCCATGGCCCGATCCTTGGCGATCGCCACCGTCAGTCCGGGGGGGTTAAAGGTGGCCTGGGAGACCCAAGAGGCCAACATGCCACTGGTGACATCACCCCGGCGTGCGGTTACTACACAGAGAGAGCCAATAATTCGCCCTACTGCTTGTTCGGTGCGATCGGCTTGGCCTTCCGTGACCGGTTGGCGGACAAATCGCTGCTTGCGAACCTTCTTGAGCGCCTGGGCAAAATCCGTACCCGCTTCTTCGCACTGCTGGAGCGTCATATCGGTGGGGGTAAACTTAACGCGAATCGGCTCAAACCCAAAGCGATAGCCCGCATCCCGGAGCTTACCTTCGAGGAAATCCACCGCCTCCCCGCTCCAGCCATAGGAGCCAAACACCCCCGCTAGTTTGTTTTTTGAGGTCGAGGAGAGAACGATACCGAGGGCAGTTTGGATTTGGGTGGGAGCGTGGCCGCCCAGGGTGGGGGAACCAATCACAAAGCCGTCACACCGTTCGATGGCACTGGTAATTTCCGCCAGTTCCGCTGCTTCGCAGTTAATCGATTCAACGGCCACGTCTGCCTTGGTAATGCCTTTGGCAATCGCTTGGGCAATGATGGCGGTATTGCCATAGGCCGAGGCGTAGAGCAACACAACATTGAGATCACTGGACTGCTGCTGGGCACACCACTGGCGATAGTCTAAGGTGAGGCGACTGAGGCTGTAGCGCACCAGAGGGCCATGGGCCGGGGCATAGAACTTGGGATTCAGGGGGGCAAATTTATCCAGGGCGGCCTCAACACGGCGCACCTGAGCCGCGTGGAGACAATCAAAGTAAAAGCGGCGGTCTTCATCAAGCTGCTTCCACTGCTCATCCACAATGGCATCGCCGCAGACATGGGCACCGAACAATTTGTCGGTAAATAGAATTCTAGTCGCCGGATCGTAGATACAGAGGGCATCGGGCCACCGGGGGGTGGGGTAGGCAGGAACTGCAACTCATGACCTTTCCCTAGATCCAGCGTCTCTTCGCTCCGCACTCCCCAAATTTTTGATTCGTGTTCCGGCAAAGCAGCCTTGAGGGTAATGGCTCCAGGGCGGGAGCACACCAGCGTCACATGGGGAGCCCATTCTAGCAGGGTCTTGAGGGTAACCATGCGGTTGGGGTTGACATGCCCCAAGAGGATATAGTCTAACTTCTGCCAGTTGAGGTGCTGCTGTAACTCCTCCAGGTAGATGGCGGTGAAGGATTCCCCCGGCGGATCGAAGAGGGCTGTTTTCTCGCTCTGAATCAGGTAGGAGTTGGAGGTGGTTCCTCGCTGAAGGGAGTACTCGATCTCAAACTTTAATCGCTCCCAAGTCCGCGATCGCAGCATCATGGTATCAGCGGCGATGGTCGCAACCTGGACATCACGCGGTTTCGTGTCTGACATGGGACTCAGGTTTCTAAGTGGTCTGGAAAGTCTTGCAGATGACAGTGCCGAAATCGTTCGTAAAGCCCGGATTGTTCCAGCAGCATTTCCACCTGCTCACTGGCAGAACAGAGGTAGAGTTTAGCGCCTGCGAGGGTAACCGCTTTGAGAATCCGCACCATGGTTCCCAGACCCGCACTATCAATAAACGTCACCTTCTGCAGGTCGATGGCGAGGGCCTGTAACTTCTCTCGACTCAAGATATCAGTAATGTCCTTCTCGAAGTACGGCCCTGCGTAGCGATCCAGCTTGGCATTAACTAAGGCATAGATTCTGTACATACCCGATCTCATCGCTAAGGATTGGTTGCTTCCCGAGGAGACTCCTCAGAAATTTAGTAATGATTCCCTACTTTACGATGATGAATGGCAGTTAGGGCATCGGGTTTAGAAACTCGACCCGCCTGAATCGTACTGTAGACAATCCAGTGATCACTGCATTCCATGCGGCTACTGACTTCACATTCCAAATAGGCTAAAGCATCGGCTAGAATCGGACAGCCATTGGTAGCAGCGTAGATTTTAATCCCAGCAAAGCGATCTGCTCCGGGGGAAAACCGCTTTAAGAAATGCTTCATTAGGAGTTGGTAATTACCTTCTTCCAAGACATTGAGCACAAAGCGATCTCCGACATGCATCAAAGACTCAATGGCACGGTCTTTAGCAACGGCAATCGTAACGCCCAAGGGCTTAAAACTGGCCTGAGATACCCAGGAGGCCAACATGGCGCTACTCAGGTCTCCCTTTTGGGCGGTTATGATGTACAGTCCTCCACTCAGTCGTCCCAGGGCTTTATCGAGGTCGGTATCCAGGGCTTTCATCTGCTTGACGGTGCGATCGCGGGTGAGCCACTGCCCCAGATCGGTGCCAGCTTCTTCACACAACTGGTAGGTGGCCTCCGAGGGGACTTCCTTGAGCAGAATTGGCGGAAATGCCTCTGTCACCCCCATTTCTTGTAAACGGTTACGCAAGGGATACACCGATTCATCATCCCCACCCCCAACTTCAAACAGACCCACGGCCTGCTTACTGGAGGTTGACACCAAAACAGTGCTTAAGGCAGTACTAGCAGTTGCAGCAGCGGTTCCTGACTGCGGGGGCATGCCAATCACGACGCCTGCCGCCTCGCTCATCAGTTCCCGAACCTCTTGGGGATCAGCTGTCCGCAGATCCATCATCTCCACCGCAACTCCAGTTTTGGTGATTCCGTGGGCGATCGCCTGGGAGAGGCGGTCACTATACCCATAGTCGGACATATAAAAGACGGCGACGGTGGTTTCCCCTTTGGTTTGAGCTTGACTCCAGGCTCGATAGCGCCCCGTCAGTTCCCCAACATTGTGGCGCAACAGAGGACCATGCCCGGTGGCAATCGTCTCAATGTCAGGTAGTTCTGCCATGCGCTTCATCGCTGACAGCACAGAGCGGGCATTGGGTGCCATCAGACAGTCATAGTAGTAACGAAAATCTTCGGCAATCAGATCGAGGTCTTCATCAAAGACAGAATCGTCACAAAAGTGCAGGCCAAAGGCATCACAGGTGAAGAGAATCTGGGTTTTGGCATCGTAGGTAAAAATGGTATCCGGCCAGTGGAGATTGGGGGCGATGACAAACTCTAGTTCGTGTCCCTGTCCTAGATCTAGGCGATCTCCATTTTTGACAATCTGACGAGCAAAGGGCTGGTGGATGAGGTTTTCGAGAAACTGGATCGCCACTTTAGAGGCGACCACCGTAGCCTGAGGAGCCAGAGCCAAAATATCGCTGACTAACCCACTGTGATCAGGCTCGGTATGACTGATGATCAAATAATCAATCCGTTGGGGGTCAACCTGCTGGGCCAGGATTTCCAGATACAGATCTTGAAACTTGCGATGGGAGGTATCCACGAGGGCAATTTTGTCCCCCTGGATCAAGAAGGAGTTGTAGGTGGTGCCATTTTGCAGGCCAAATTCAATATCAAAGCGATCACGATCCCAGTCGAGCGATCGCAGTGCCAATGTCTCGGGTGCAATTTCGACCGTCTGTACTGCCAATCGACCCAGCTTCGGCGCTGTTGAACTTGCCTTAACACCACCAGCAGTTACAACCATCAGCGACCCCCTTCCCAAAATGTTATGGAATATTGATCTCTACTCCTATTATTGACCGTAATCTGCGCAACTTGTAAAGTTTTAATAAGTAAAGTTACCTATCAAGAAAACCTATAGATTTGGCAAGACGAAGCTCCCTCGCTGGCCACTATCAGTGCTGACAGCCTTTGCTGAGTGAGCAGAAACTGCGGCGGTCGGAGCCAAACTTGTTAGCAGAGAGCTATCTTGACGGCAGCTAGGTAAGGATCTGAAACATCCTGTCAACCGGATGGGATTCAGAACTAATCCCACAGTCTAAGGATATCGGCATCCGTGCCGCATCCTATGTCGATCCAGTTGATTGATCCGTTGCACAGGACAAACCTCCATGAAATCTCTGCTGATTTTTGCGATCGCGGCGCTGGCGGAAATTTCCGGTTGCTACACTTTTTGGCGATGGCTGCGCCTAGGCAATAGTGTGCTTTGGCTGCTGCCAGGATTGATAGCTCTCGTCATCTTTGCTACGGCGCTTACCTATACAGAAACCACCCAGGCAGGCCGAGCCTATGCTGCCTATGGCGGAGTTTACATTCTGATGTCAACCTTATGGTTGTGGCTGATTGAAGGGACTCAACCGGATCAGGGAGACTGGCTCGGCGTAGGGCTGTGTTTGATGGGAACAGCGGTAATTCTTCTCAGCCCCCACCGAGGGACGGGGAGATTTTAGTCACCGTCAGCCTGCAAAAGCTAGATCAGCAGTCAAGGGTTTGACACAGGACAGATGTCTCAGCTAATGCTCCGGTTCAGCGACGGTGCGTAGCAGCTGGTTATGATACCGATCCATATTGATTTGGATGATTAAACTCACGCTTTTTGCCCTGAAAGGAGTCGAAGAGTGCCCGATGACTGCGGAGTCCGTATTCATCTTCGCGGATCTCATAAGAGCGAACCCACTCGATCAGATTCTCCAAATTCTCGTCTTGTTCGCGACTGGAGGGAAACTTCTCCGGTTCCCAGGGCCTCGCGCGGCACTGTGCTATGCATGCCTCAACCCCAGGGTTAAGAAAGATGAGCTCCTCACAATACGGCAATACTGGCTCAACAATATCTGCGTAACAGCCTTCAATTATCCAGCTTTCATTATTTGCAATAAAACGCTTCACATCAGCGAGACTGTCTTGCAAAGAGCGTCTTTCCGTGCCGCATTGAAACGCCACTTCATCCAGCGACAAGCGTGCAGCGAGTTGCTTTGCCATGAGTTTCTTGGCCAGGGTACTTTTGCCTGATCCAGCGTTTCCAAGAAGAATAACTTTCATTGCCGTCCCGTCTCTTCGGTATCACTAGGTTATAGGCAAAAGTGTTGAATCTTGATGGTAAAGTTTTACCATTTGGCCTTTGGAGCGCTTTTAAAGCCTCGCTTATTGAGAGCAGACGCATTAAGTGGCTTGATTGGCACCTAACGTAAAACACATAATCAACAAAAGCGACCCAATTTCTTAGCCTTAAGCTAACGTTCAACCCTCCTAGGTTAAACAGTTTTCTCCCAATTTTTCTATGGAAGCCAGGACCAAATCTCAACCTGTACAAAACGAATAATTGGGCGAGTAAAGGCAATGATAAGTGGCATTTGTCTTCCTTCGATCTTTGCATAACCTGACATTCCTGCTTTGATTAACTGCTTAGAATTCGGAATTTCAATAATTACTCCAACAAATCGCTCCGGAGTGATAGCAGGAGACTCTGATGTTGTTGAAGTAACAGAAGATGTGGATGAATTGGTAGAGCTTGAAGAAGCGGTAGGCTCAATGGAAATAACTTTCCCTGTAATGGGCTTATCTGAATATGCAAGTAACTTTATCTCCACAGAGCCACCGATATCAAATTCTCCAATGTTATATTCTGGAACATTAATCTCGCCTCGAATATTGCGATTATCTTCGGCGACTGCGAAGGTTTCTCCCTTTTTGAGATAACTGCCAATTTTTTGATCTAGGTAGGGTGTATCAAGATAACCAGTAAAGGGCATTAAAAAGGTTGTCTGTTTTTCTTGCTCCTGATAGTATTTCAATTCTTGTCTTAACTTTTGTAATTCAGCTCGGGCTGCTTCAGTCTCGTGACGGGCTGCTTCAATTTCATCGGGATAGGGTCCGGCCATCACCTTTGCTAAATTAGCTTGAGATTCTGCTAAAGCCTGTTGCTTAACTAAAACATCTTGTTGATCCTGTAACATCTTCTGTTGCTTTTCATCAGCATTATCTTGATCAGTCTGTGCCTTGCTCTCTGCATTTTCATAGACTTGTAACGAAGTGGCCCCTTGGTCATACAACTCTTTAAAACGATTCGCTTCTCGAACACTAAAGATGGCCTTATTCTTTTCAGTTTGAAACTTAGCTCGAGTCACCTCCACCATTTGACGAGCAGCCTCAACTTGCTGCTTTATATTCGCAACTTGCTCTTGAGCGATTGCGACATCTTCAGGTCTTGGAGTATTTAATAGTTTATTGAGTTTTGACTGTTTTGCAGCCAAGTCTGATTGCTGAGCTTTAATGGCTTCCTGGGTTGTTTGAATTTTGCTCTCAAGATCCAGGGCTTTCATGGTAGCAATCACTGTGCCAGCTTTAATCAGCACACCATCTCCACCCTTGAA encodes the following:
- a CDS encoding AAA family ATPase, translated to MKVILLGNAGSGKSTLAKKLMAKQLAARLSLDEVAFQCGTERRSLQDSLADVKRFIANNESWIIEGCYADIVEPVLPYCEELIFLNPGVEACIAQCRARPWEPEKFPSSREQDENLENLIEWVRSYEIREDEYGLRSHRALFDSFQGKKREFNHPNQYGSVS
- a CDS encoding STAS domain-containing protein yields the protein MYRIYALVNAKLDRYAGPYFEKDITDILSREKLQALAIDLQKVTFIDSAGLGTMVRILKAVTLAGAKLYLCSASEQVEMLLEQSGLYERFRHCHLQDFPDHLET
- a CDS encoding diflavin flavoprotein, with translation MDEQWKQLDEDRRFYFDCLHAAQVRRVEAALDKFAPLNPKFYAPAHGPLVRYSLSRLTLDYRQWCAQQQSSDLNVVLLYASAYGNTAIIAQAIAKGITKADVAVESINCEAAELAEITSAIERCDGFVIGSPTLGGHAPTQIQTALGIVLSSTSKNKLAGVFGSYGWSGEAVDFLEGKLRDAGYRFGFEPIRVKFTPTDMTLQQCEEAGTDFAQALKKVRKQRFVRQPVTEGQADRTEQAVGRIIGSLCVVTARRGDVTSGMLASWVSQATFNPPGLTVAIAKDRAMEPLAHVGDRFVLNILKEGQTLRRHFLKPFAPGEDRFAGLVVQTASNDCFILSDALAYLECTIQNRMECGDHWLLYAIVNQGKVLDGTGVTAIQHRKTGSYY
- a CDS encoding diflavin flavoprotein, with protein sequence MVVTAGGVKASSTAPKLGRLAVQTVEIAPETLALRSLDWDRDRFDIEFGLQNGTTYNSFLIQGDKIALVDTSHRKFQDLYLEILAQQVDPQRIDYLIISHTEPDHSGLVSDILALAPQATVVASKVAIQFLENLIHQPFARQIVKNGDRLDLGQGHELEFVIAPNLHWPDTIFTYDAKTQILFTCDAFGLHFCDDSVFDEDLDLIAEDFRYYYDCLMAPNARSVLSAMKRMAELPDIETIATGHGPLLRHNVGELTGRYRAWSQAQTKGETTVAVFYMSDYGYSDRLSQAIAHGITKTGVAVEMMDLRTADPQEVRELMSEAAGVVIGMPPQSGTAAATASTALSTVLVSTSSKQAVGLFEVGGGDDESVYPLRNRLQEMGVTEAFPPILLKEVPSEATYQLCEEAGTDLGQWLTRDRTVKQMKALDTDLDKALGRLSGGLYIITAQKGDLSSAMLASWVSQASFKPLGVTIAVAKDRAIESLMHVGDRFVLNVLEEGNYQLLMKHFLKRFSPGADRFAGIKIYAATNGCPILADALAYLECEVSSRMECSDHWIVYSTIQAGRVSKPDALTAIHHRKVGNHY
- a CDS encoding thylakoid membrane photosystem I accumulation factor codes for the protein MQAGLNDDRFDGNIFALYAGNGSLVPPKVTLAESMQGDKPTLLVLYTDDSRDSKAYSTVISQLQAYYGRVADLLPISIDAMPIKAAYTPTEPGYYYQGVVPQTVLFNQAGAVVLNASGNIPFEQVDDAFRGVFNLLPRSQSVELRRRAVNELNTELVP
- a CDS encoding YnfA family protein, which codes for MKSLLIFAIAALAEISGCYTFWRWLRLGNSVLWLLPGLIALVIFATALTYTETTQAGRAYAAYGGVYILMSTLWLWLIEGTQPDQGDWLGVGLCLMGTAVILLSPHRGTGRF